The sequence below is a genomic window from Streptomyces sp. V1I1.
GCCGACGCCCTGGAGGGCGCGCGCGGCCAGGAGCTGGCCGGAGTTCTGGGACAGCCCGCCGAGCAGGGAGGCGAGCGCGAACAGCAGAACTCCGAAGACGAAGACCCGGCGGCGGCCGAGGATGTCCCCGGCGCGGCCGCCGAGGAGCAACAGACCGCCGAACGTGAGCGTATAGGCACTGACCACCCAGGACAGGCTCGTGGTGGAGAAGTTCAGCGAGCTCTGGATGTGCGGGAGAGCGATGTTCACGATGGTGATGTCGAGAACCACCATCAACTGACAGGAGGCGATGACGAGAAGCGCGATCCCATCGCCGCTGCCGCCCTTCTTCTTCGGGGCGGTGCTCTTGGAGGTGGGGGTCGGCTGCGGGGGCGTCATGGCGGATCGCGTCCCTCTTACGAGGGTCAGTAGACGATTCCGTCTACTAGTCGACCGTAAGCCCGGCGCGGGGCCGTGACCAGTCGATCAAGACCCGCCGACAGCCGGCTCCACAATGAAGGTGCGCAGGGCCGTGGACAGGGTCTCCGGCTGGTCCTCGGCGATGAGCGTGCAGCTGTCCTCGATCTCCAACAGCCGCCCCTGCGGCAGCAGTTCGGCCAGCCGCCTGCCGTGTTCGCGCGGCATCATCCGGTCCTGGGCCGCCCAGATGACCAGCGCGGGCCGGTCGAAGTTCCGCAGTCCTTCGACCGCCTCCAGGAGTTCGGTCTTGCGTACGCCCGCGTTGTAGCGCTTGAAGTCCGCCCTGATGGCCTTGTCGGTGAGCAGGGGCCGCAGCCAGCCGTCGGCGATCTCGGGCGGTACGGGGCGCTTGGTGAGCGCGCCGAGTCCGATGGGCAGTCGGCGCAGCGGCTTCAGCGCCAGGATCCGGGCCATCAGCGCGATGCCGCCCGGCACCTTGCAGACGAGGGAGATCATCTTGCCGGGTGCGCCCGGGGGGTAGTTGTCGAAGGCTTCGCAGGAGATGAGCACGAGCCGGGCGAGCCGATCGGGATGGCGTCCTGCGACGGTCTGGGCGCGCCCGCAGTCGTTCTCGACGAGGGTCACGTCGCGCAGGTCCAGCCGGTCCAGGAACTCCGCGATCAGCTCGTTGACAGAGTCGGGGTGAGCGGGACGTCCGGGCGCATGGGGGTGCGGTGCGAGCCGTACGGCAGGGTCGGGGCGATACAGCGGTGGTCCCGCCCCAGGTCGGCGGCGACCTTGCGCCAGACCGTCGCGTCGTGGACCAGCCCGTGCAACAGGACCACGACCGGGCCCGGGCCTCCGCTGTCCTCGTAGGCGATCGTCCCTGCACCGAGCTCGATCTCCGGCATGGCGTCTCCCCTCGCACCGGTACGGGCATAACGATGTTATGCCCGTCAGGGGAGCACGGCCAAGCCCTCCAGCTCCACCAGCGCTACGCCGTCCCAGAGGCGGACCACCCCGATCACCGCCATCGCGGGATAGTCGCGGCCCGCCAACCGCCGCCAGATCCTGCCCAGTTCGGGCGCGTGCGCGCGGTAGTCGGCCACATCGGTGGCGTAGACGGTGACACGGGCCAGGTCCTGCGGGGCGCCGCCGGCGGCCGCGAGGGCGGTGAGGAGATTGGCCAGCGCGGTCTCGAACTGCTCGGGCAACGTCTCGCCGACGATCTTGCCCTCGTTGT
It includes:
- a CDS encoding alpha/beta fold hydrolase — its product is MPEIELGAGTIAYEDSGGPGPVVVLLHGLVHDATVWRKVAADLGRDHRCIAPTLPYGSHRTPMRPDVPLTPTLSTS
- a CDS encoding RidA family protein, with product MSLHRHNPAELSPPTGFSHAVTATGTRIVFLAGQTALDNEGKIVGETLPEQFETALANLLTALAAAGGAPQDLARVTVYATDVADYRAHAPELGRIWRRLAGRDYPAMAVIGVVRLWDGVALVELEGLAVLP
- a CDS encoding alpha/beta fold hydrolase — its product is MTLVENDCGRAQTVAGRHPDRLARLVLISCEAFDNYPPGAPGKMISLVCKVPGGIALMARILALKPLRRLPIGLGALTKRPVPPEIADGWLRPLLTDKAIRADFKRYNAGVRKTELLEAVEGLRNFDRPALVIWAAQDRMMPREHGRRLAELLPQGRLLEIEDSCTLIAEDQPETLSTALRTFIVEPAVGGS